Proteins found in one Sorghum bicolor cultivar BTx623 chromosome 1, Sorghum_bicolor_NCBIv3, whole genome shotgun sequence genomic segment:
- the LOC110437555 gene encoding uncharacterized protein LOC110437555, producing the protein MQVLIDLFSCFFVYLSAEVFTGLATAEEMAKGASVAQEGLAVPPPREPAPSALANRPSPADVLGPGASEPSITDRFRQKLRGMDFDTLLRVQYEHHSLGHHMAAALEERCSREVICRDEAIGVLKKENETLEAEKARLSEEVREFSSVRREVDSLKKERDDYKAGSEALRKEKEDAEASVAVLRTSVAEAGRVRDVALQRAEKAEDIAERLRKELDAERTSAAELQTRMRKAEAEAAAIVELYADSLAKCC; encoded by the exons atgcaAGTTTTGATTGACTTGTTCTCATGTTTTTTTGTTTATCTTTCAGCGGAGGTTTTTACTGGGCTGGCTACCGCGGAGGAAATGGCTAAGGGCGCCAGCGTCGCGCAGGAGGGGCTTGCCGTTCCTCCGCCGCGTGAGCCTGCGCCCTCCGCGTTGGCCAACAGGCCTTCGCCTGCTGATGTTCTTGGTCCTG GTGCTTCTGAAccttcgatcacag ATCGTTTTCGTCAGAAGCTTCGCGGCATGGACTTTGACACGCTCCTTCGCGTGCAATAtgagcaccatagcctt GGTCATCACATGGCTGCAGCCTTAGAGGAGCGTTGCTCTCGGGAGGTTATCTGCCGTGATGAGGCAATTGGTGTTCTGAAGAAGGAGAACGAGACCCTGGAGGCTGAGAAGGCTCGTCTGTCGGAGGAGGTTAGGGAGTTTTCCTCCGTCAGGAGGGAGGTTGACTCCCTAAAGAAGGAGAGGGATGACTACAAGGCTGGTTCGGAGGCTctaaggaaggagaaggaggatgcCGAAGCTTCTGTGGCGGTCCTCCGCACAAGTGTTGCTGAGGCGGGGAGAGTTAGGGATGTAGCCCTGCAGCGAGCTGAGAAggcggaggacattgctgaacgCCTTCGCAAAGAGCTTGACGCTGAGCGGACGTCTGCGGCTGAGCTGCAGACTCGCATGCGGAAGGCGGAAGCGGAGGCTGCAGCTATTGTCGAGCTCTATGCCGACTCGCTTGCGAA Gtgctgttga
- the LOC8064491 gene encoding cyclin-D5-1, giving the protein MGEAAAAEEGCSAGCSFSSSLMCLEDGADLDAAGGSAEGAGDVGRLAAFLYGDAGEDHDQEEYMDHLVSKETSFCCSPSSSSPVFSDAGAEPCPSSTASSDEWFRCARRATVEWIFETRAYFGFSHRTAYLAVSYMDRFCLRRCMDSSVMPWAARLLAVACVSLAAKMEEYRAPALSEFRADDDYDFCSVSIRRMELLVLSTLGWRMGDVTPLDYLPCLSSRLHRDGGTGDGVLVAAKAAALIFSAAEAASVLDYRPSTVAVAAVLAAAHGAMAKEALESKMSSLSPSCLLDKDDVHACYSTMLGESSSSATATPSKQAAKKRPPPPPPPASSSGSTSHESVGDYAASSLAAAAESNKRPRLELPAVVGP; this is encoded by the exons ATGggggaagcagcagcagcagaggaggGCTGCTCGGCCGgctgctccttctcctcctccctcATGTGCCTGGAGGACGGCGCCGACCTCGACGCCGCCGGCGGCTCCGCGGAGGGCGCCGGTGACGTCGGCAGGCTGGCCGCCTTTCTTTACGGCGACGCCGGAGAGGACCACGACCAGGAGGAGTACATGGACCACCTCGTGTCCAAGGAGACCAGCTTCTGCTGCtccccttcctcctcctcgcccgtctTCTCCGACGCCGGCGCCGAGCCATGCCCTTCGTCCACGGCTTCCTCCGACGAGTGGTTCCGTTGCGCGCGCCGCGCCACCGTCGAGTGGATCTTTGAg ACGCGGGCTTACTTCGGCTTCTCCCACCGCACGGCGTACCTGGCCGTCTCCTACATGGACCGCTTCTGCCTCCGCCGGTGCATGGAC agttcAGTGATGCCCTGGGCGGCGCGGCTGCTGGCGGTGGCGTGCGTGTCCCTGGCGGCGAAGATGGAGGAGTACCGCGCGCCGGCGCTGTCCGAGTTCCGCGCCGACGACGACTACGACTTCTGCAGCGTCTCCATCCGGCGCATGGAGCTGCTGGTGCTGTCCACGCTGGGGTGGCGCATGGGCGACGTCACGCCACTCGACTACCTCCCCTGCCTCTCCTCCAGGCTACACCGAGATGGCGGTACCGGCGACGGCGTGCTCGTCGCCGCCAAGGCCGCCGCACTTATCTTCTCCGCCGCGGAAG CTGCCAGCGTGCTGGACTACCGGCCGTCCACCGTGGCCGTCGCCGCCGTCCTGGCGGCGGCGCACGGCGCCATGGCAAAGGAGGCGCTCGAGTCCAAGATGAGCAGCCTCTCTCCGTCCTGCCTGCTCGACAAG GACGACGTGCACGCCTGCTACAGCACGATGCTGGGCGAGAGCTCGTCGTCGGCAACGGCGACGCCGAGCAAGCAGGCGGCCAAGAagagaccgccgccgccgccgccgccagccagCAGCTCCGGCTCGACGTCGCACGAGTCGGTCGGCGACTACGCGGCCTCCTCGCTCGCGGCCGCGGCGGAGAGCAACAAGAGGCCGCGGCTGGAGCTGCCGGCCGTCGTCGGCCCATGA